Within the Candidatus Dormiibacterota bacterium genome, the region AGCCTGAAGGAGACCGTCGCCGACCGCGTCGTCGCCGAAATCGCGCGCTACGCCCCGAACTTCCCCGGCTCCGTCATCGCCCGGCACGTCTACACCCCGGAGGATCTCGAGACGATCTTCGGCCTGACCGGCGGGAACATCTATCACGGCGCCATGACACCGGACCAGCTGTTCACCTTCCGCCCGGCCCCCGGCTTCGCCGACTACCGCACGCCGCTCAAGAATCTCTACCTGTGCGGTTCCGGCACGCACCCCGGCGGGGGCGTCTGGGGCGCCCCGGGCTGGAACTCGGCCCACGAAATCCTGCGCGACATCGGCCGCGGCTGACGGAAGTGGTACGATCCTTCCGTCGCACCGACACAGGAGGAGGTCTCCATGCTGAAGCTCTACGCCTTCGACCGCTCGCCGTTCGGATGGAAGGTCCGGGTCGCGCTGGCCGAGAAGAAGATCCAGTACGAGATGATCGTCCCGGAGAACAAGAACGAGGATCCCGCCTTCGCGCGTCTGAACCCGTTCCGCAAGACACCGGTCCTCGTCCTGGAGGACGGCCGCACGATCTACGAGTCGACCCTCATCAACGAGTATCTCGAGGAGACGCACCCGCAGCCGCCGATGCTGCCGAAGGACCCTTACGAGCGGGCCCGGGTGCGCATGCTCGAGGACACCTTCGATCAGTACTTCTATCCCGCCATCCGCGATCTCACCAACTCGCAGTTCGACTACGAGCCGCCGGTGCTGCACCGCAAGAAGGCGGACAAGGTGGACCACAAGCTCCTGGAGGAGTCGCGCATCAAGGTGCACGAGCACCTGCAGCGGCTGGAAGGGGATCTCAAGGGAAGGGCCTGGTTCGGCGGCGAGATCTTCTCGCTGGCCGACGCCGCCCTCATCCCGGCGATCACCGGAAACCTGAAGGTCCTCGGCATCCTGCCCGACGCGAAGTACGCGAAGATCGGCGACTGGGCGACGCGCGTGATGGCGCGGCCATCGTACAAGGCCGCGGTGCCGAAGGTGATGCCGACGATCAAGGAGGCGTAAAGCGCGCGATCGACGGCTTCTGGATAACGCCCGGGCCCTCGGCTTCGGCTGAGGACGGACACAACCATGCCGATCCCCGACGACGGCACTGGCTGGCCGGGTCTCCTGGCGCGTCTCCTGCTCGGGAGCGCCGTCGTGGTCCTGAGCAGGGGTCTCGGGCGCCTCTTCGCCCGCTCCGCGCTCGCCGGTCTGTCGCGTCTCGCCTGGGACACGGCGTGCGGGCTGCCGATTTTCATCGGGATCCTTCTCGTCGCCGGACAGGTCCCCGGCGGCTTCGCATTCGCGCCGCTCGTCGGCGTGACGGTTCTCTGCCTGACAGGCGCCCTGCTCCTCGCACGCTTCGGCGCGCGGGGGCCAGGGGACGAGGCCGCGGCTCCCTGGGCGGGGGCAGCGCGCTGGGTCGTCCTCGTGATTCTCGCCGTCACGCTCGTCGCCGGCCTGGCGTGGGACCGCGTTCCGTCGGTCTTCTTCGACACGCTGGCCTATCACTACGCGCAGCCGAATCTGTGGCTCGTCGATGGCCGTATCACACCGGCGACGTGGAGCCTGCACTCCTGGTTCCCTCCCGGCATGTCGGTGCTCTACGGTCTTGGCCTGGCGACGGCGGGGGAGCCTGCGGCCGCGGACGCGAACCTGCTCGTCGGCCTGCTCCTCCTCGCCCTGACGGCCGACCTGGCCCGGCGGTTGTGGGGCTCCGCCGCGGCGGCCGTCGCCGTCGGTCTCGTGCTGTCCCTGCCGATCACGATCCACGCCCTGGGGATCCCCGCCGCCGATCTCGGTCACGGGATGTTCGCGTTCGGAAGCCTGGGGGCCGGCCTCCTGGCCTGGAAAGGGCGCGACCTGTCCTGGCTGCGGCGGGCGTCCCTCCTGGCAGGAGGGGCCCTGCAGACGAAATGGCTGGGAGCACTCGTCCCGCTCGCTCTGTTCGTCGTCGTCCTGCTCGTCCTGGATCGCGGACGGCCCAGGCGCGCCGCCGTCTTCGCGGCGGCCCCGCTCGCGCTCATCCTCCCTTGGCTCGTGGCCAACGCGCTGGTCGTCGGCAACCCGGTCGCCCCGGCGCTGTCGTCGCTTCTGCCGACGCGCGGCCTCGCCCCGGGCGGCGCCGCCGCGTTCGAGATCGACGCGCGGGGCGGGCTGCCGGGCCTCGAGGACCTGCGTCTCCTGGGCCCACGGCTTGTCGAAGGGGACGCGGATGCGGATGCCTTCTACCCCACGCCGGCGTGGGGCTGGGTCCCGGTCCTTCTCCTGCCGGCGGGGCTCCTCATTCTTCGCGGTGACGTCTGGGCGCGTCGCGTCGTCTACGTCGCCCTGGCGACCTGGATCGTCTGGCTGCTGACTTTCCGCTGGGAGCGCTTCCTGGTCGCGACCTCGGCCCTCCTCGCTGCGGCATGCGCCGGCCTGATCGTGGGCCTGTGGCGGCTTGGAGGCGGCATGCGTGTGCTCCCCCTGGCC harbors:
- a CDS encoding glutathione S-transferase family protein, with amino-acid sequence MLKLYAFDRSPFGWKVRVALAEKKIQYEMIVPENKNEDPAFARLNPFRKTPVLVLEDGRTIYESTLINEYLEETHPQPPMLPKDPYERARVRMLEDTFDQYFYPAIRDLTNSQFDYEPPVLHRKKADKVDHKLLEESRIKVHEHLQRLEGDLKGRAWFGGEIFSLADAALIPAITGNLKVLGILPDAKYAKIGDWATRVMARPSYKAAVPKVMPTIKEA